The bacterium genome contains a region encoding:
- a CDS encoding DUF2207 domain-containing protein, whose protein sequence is MRRPSVARWGASIGAVILFVLALTAPLQARSITIQSFDADIAIHADGHIVVAEKIRIYFEGSWNGIIRSIPVKYRTPQGFNFDLDLKAVTITDESGNALKFERSRARHYLEFKIWVPGASDAARTIVLTYRVDNALTFFEDHDELYWNITGDEWEMPIEAATARIRLPDAATGLRAVAFTGAYGSRALDATVEKAGQMVTMRMNRALDFREGLTAVVGWDKGFVAEPTALDKTGSFLAANWPIAVPIFVVFPLMFWLWHTRGRDPELRPIAVQYEPPAGLSPGEVGTLVDDSPDMRDITATLIHLATRGYIAIEEKNEEKFFGLIDSKDYSFQALKPVNEWGTLAAHEWALMNGIFDTGEVNFVPLDNLKNKFYAHIPKIRDRLFDGLMQRGFYKARPDRVKAGYVVSGVLLGALMAGFGGAAAERFGIAPFAAVLGGILTGLIIVGFGLIMPARTRKGAEALEGVLGFQEFLRKVEGPRFSRADLRPDMFEKFLPYAMALGVEANWAKAFEGIAEMSPSWYRGATPGGIFHPAAFTSRLGAMSTTATSVMSSAPRGRSGGSGFGGGGFSGGGGGGGGGRGF, encoded by the coding sequence ATGCGGCGCCCTTCCGTCGCCCGTTGGGGCGCTTCCATCGGCGCCGTCATCCTGTTTGTGCTTGCGCTGACGGCGCCGCTGCAGGCCCGCTCGATCACGATCCAATCGTTCGACGCCGACATCGCCATCCATGCCGACGGGCACATCGTCGTCGCCGAGAAGATCCGCATCTATTTCGAGGGGTCCTGGAACGGGATCATCCGCTCGATCCCGGTGAAGTACCGCACGCCGCAGGGGTTCAACTTCGACTTGGACTTGAAGGCGGTAACGATCACCGACGAGTCGGGCAACGCGCTGAAGTTCGAGCGCTCACGGGCGCGGCACTACCTCGAATTCAAAATCTGGGTGCCGGGCGCCAGCGACGCGGCGCGGACGATCGTGCTCACGTACCGCGTCGACAACGCGCTGACCTTCTTCGAGGACCACGACGAGCTCTACTGGAACATCACTGGCGACGAATGGGAAATGCCGATCGAAGCGGCCACCGCGCGGATTCGTCTGCCCGACGCCGCCACCGGTCTGCGCGCGGTCGCCTTCACCGGCGCCTATGGTTCGCGCGCCCTGGACGCCACCGTGGAGAAAGCCGGGCAGATGGTCACCATGCGGATGAACCGCGCGCTCGACTTCCGCGAAGGGTTGACCGCGGTGGTCGGCTGGGACAAGGGGTTTGTCGCCGAGCCGACCGCATTGGACAAGACCGGCAGTTTCCTTGCGGCCAACTGGCCGATCGCCGTGCCGATCTTTGTCGTCTTTCCGCTGATGTTCTGGTTGTGGCACACCCGCGGACGCGACCCCGAGCTGCGCCCGATCGCCGTCCAATATGAGCCGCCGGCGGGGCTGAGCCCCGGCGAAGTCGGCACACTGGTCGATGACTCCCCCGACATGCGCGACATCACCGCCACGCTCATCCATCTGGCCACGCGCGGTTACATCGCCATCGAGGAGAAAAACGAGGAGAAGTTCTTCGGCCTCATCGACAGCAAGGACTACTCCTTTCAGGCGCTCAAGCCGGTAAACGAGTGGGGGACACTGGCGGCGCACGAATGGGCGCTGATGAACGGCATCTTCGATACCGGCGAGGTCAACTTCGTGCCGCTGGACAATCTGAAGAACAAGTTCTATGCGCACATTCCCAAGATTCGCGACCGGCTCTTCGACGGACTCATGCAGCGCGGCTTCTATAAGGCGCGGCCCGATCGGGTCAAGGCGGGGTATGTGGTCAGCGGGGTGTTGCTCGGCGCTCTGATGGCCGGTTTCGGCGGCGCCGCCGCCGAACGCTTCGGCATCGCCCCCTTTGCCGCGGTCCTCGGCGGCATCCTCACCGGGCTGATCATTGTCGGCTTCGGGCTGATCATGCCGGCGCGCACCCGCAAGGGCGCCGAGGCGCTCGAGGGTGTCCTCGGCTTCCAGGAGTTCCTGCGCAAGGTGGAAGGCCCGCGCTTCTCGCGCGCCGACCTCAGGCCGGACATGTTCGAAAAGTTTCTGCCCTACGCCATGGCGCTCGGGGTCGAGGCCAATTGGGCCAAGGCCTTTGAGGGGATCGCCGAAATGTCGCCGTCGTGGTATCGCGGCGCCACGCCCGGCGGCATCTTCCATCCCGCCGCCTTCACCTCGCGGCTGGGGGCGATGTCGACCACCGCGACCTCGGTGATGTCGTCGGCGCCGCGCGGACGTTCGGGCGGCTCCGGCTTCGGCGGCGGCGGTTTCTCCGGCGGTGGCGGCGGCGGTGGCGGCGGCCGCGGCTTCTAA
- the rpiA gene encoding ribose-5-phosphate isomerase RpiA produces MDQDTLKRQAAEAGVGFIQSGMVVGLGHGSTALAAVRILADRLARGELRDIVAIPCSPEIEAESRRLGIPLTTLEEHPRIDVTVDGADEVDPQLNLIKGGGGALLREKIVAQASRREVIMVDESKLSPRLGARWAVPVEVLEYGLRSQREFIESIGGHPVLRLREGAPFRTANGHLILDCNFGPIADPAALATQLKQRTGIIEHGLFVGMASEVVVAGTTGVRILKRQGSR; encoded by the coding sequence ATGGATCAGGACACACTTAAGCGCCAGGCCGCCGAGGCGGGCGTCGGGTTCATCCAATCGGGCATGGTGGTCGGCCTCGGGCATGGCTCGACCGCGTTGGCGGCGGTGCGTATCCTGGCCGACCGGTTGGCGCGGGGCGAACTGCGCGACATCGTCGCCATCCCCTGCTCCCCGGAGATCGAGGCGGAGTCGCGCCGTCTGGGCATCCCGCTGACGACACTCGAAGAGCATCCGCGCATCGATGTGACCGTGGATGGCGCCGACGAAGTGGACCCGCAACTGAACCTGATCAAGGGCGGTGGCGGGGCGCTCTTGCGCGAGAAGATTGTCGCTCAGGCCTCCCGGCGTGAGGTGATCATGGTCGATGAGTCGAAACTTTCGCCGCGGCTGGGCGCCAGGTGGGCGGTTCCGGTCGAAGTCCTGGAATATGGCCTGCGCTCCCAGCGCGAGTTCATCGAATCGATCGGCGGACATCCGGTGTTGCGTCTGCGCGAGGGCGCGCCCTTCCGCACCGCCAACGGGCACCTCATCCTCGACTGCAATTTCGGTCCGATCGCCGATCCGGCCGCCTTGGCGACGCAGCTGAAGCAACGCACCGGCATCATCGAACATGGGTTGTTTGTCGGCATGGCCTCCGAG
- the arsB gene encoding ACR3 family arsenite efflux transporter, with translation MATRRLPFFERNLTLWVVACMVLGVLLGKGLPGLLGVLRGLEFGEGSQINLPIAVLIWLMIIPMMMKVDFGAIRQVGRKPRGLLVTLVVNWLVKPFSMALIGWVFFRYLFSPWISPAEADQYIAGCIILAAAPCTAMVFVWSYLTDGDPAYTLVQVSLNDLIMLVLFAPLVRFLVSGASSLSVPFLVLLYSVIAFIVIPLAIGIILRLWLIRVHGRGWFEGTFLPRLSPVTIVALLLTLVFIFAFQSENITTKFFHVVLIAVPILIQVYFNSSLAYGLMRWLKVPYNVAAPGALIGASNFFELAVATAIALFGPESGAALATVVGVLVEVPVMLSVCAVCNRTRHWFAASA, from the coding sequence ATGGCCACCCGCCGACTGCCATTCTTCGAGCGCAACCTCACCCTTTGGGTGGTGGCCTGCATGGTCCTCGGTGTCCTTCTGGGCAAGGGACTGCCCGGCCTGCTGGGCGTCCTGCGCGGACTGGAATTTGGCGAGGGGAGCCAGATCAATCTGCCGATCGCGGTGCTGATCTGGCTCATGATCATTCCGATGATGATGAAGGTCGACTTCGGCGCGATCCGTCAGGTCGGCCGCAAGCCGCGCGGGCTTTTGGTCACGCTGGTCGTCAACTGGCTGGTCAAGCCGTTCTCGATGGCGTTGATCGGCTGGGTCTTTTTCCGCTACCTGTTCAGTCCCTGGATTTCTCCCGCCGAGGCCGATCAGTACATCGCCGGCTGCATCATCCTCGCCGCCGCGCCCTGCACCGCGATGGTCTTTGTCTGGAGTTACCTCACCGATGGCGACCCGGCCTACACGCTGGTCCAGGTCTCGCTCAATGACCTGATCATGCTGGTATTGTTTGCGCCGCTGGTGCGCTTTCTGGTCAGCGGCGCCTCGTCGCTGTCGGTGCCGTTCCTGGTCCTGCTGTACTCCGTGATCGCCTTCATCGTGATTCCGCTGGCGATCGGCATCATCCTGCGTTTGTGGCTGATCCGCGTGCATGGCCGCGGCTGGTTTGAGGGCACATTCCTGCCGCGGTTGTCCCCGGTGACGATCGTCGCGTTGCTGCTCACGCTGGTCTTCATCTTTGCCTTCCAATCGGAGAACATCACCACGAAGTTCTTCCATGTGGTATTGATCGCCGTGCCGATCCTGATCCAGGTCTACTTCAACTCCTCGCTCGCCTATGGCCTGATGCGCTGGTTGAAGGTGCCCTACAACGTTGCCGCGCCGGGGGCCTTGATCGGCGCCAGCAACTTCTTCGAACTGGCGGTGGCCACCGCCATCGCGCTGTTTGGCCCCGAATCGGGCGCGGCCCTGGCCACCGTGGTCGGGGTGTTGGTCGAAGTCCCGGTCATGCTCTCGGTCTGCGCGGTCTGTAACCGCACCCGCCACTGGTTTGCCGCTTCCGCCTGA
- the tkt gene encoding transketolase → MIDPNLETRCINTIRFLSADAVEKAKSGHPGAPMGMAVMAHVLWDRFLSHNPRDPRWPNRDRFVLSAGHASMLLYSLLHLTGYDLPLEEIRQFRQWGSRTPGHPEFGHTPGVEMTTGPLGQGFAGGVGMALAERALAAQFNRPGHEIIDHYTYAIVSDGDLQEGISGEAASLAGHLGLGKLIYLYDDNRVQIDGPTSLAFSEDVARRFEAYRWQVIGPIDGMDGAEVESAIRRAQAETSRPSLIICRTIIGYGSPTQGTAKTHGEPLGAENLRAAKKALGWPLEPSFLIPDDVLDHMRQAVVRGQNAQEAWTARVADYARAFPDLAVELKRRLSGVLIEGWDKPLATLFDDNTAAMATRDASGKVINALAATLPLIGGSADLSPSNKTLIAGQPDHSAAEPGARNLRFGVREHAMAAIASGIALHGGFVPYVATFLTFSDYMRPAIRLAALMGLRVIYVFTHDSIGLGEDGPTHQPIEHLLALRAIPNLTVIRPCDPAETAEAWRSALVRADGPTALILTRQKVPTLGRAELAPAHHLQQGAYTLWQSHGDPEMILIGTGSEVSLALAAGRQLAAEGIAVRIVAMPSWELFDAQPDQYREQVLPPHIRVRVAVEAGGVLGWERYVGLEGAVIGMRGYGASAPDGVLYEKFGITTEQIVARARALLGAAITTDNRIYAQPT, encoded by the coding sequence ATGATCGATCCGAACCTTGAAACCCGCTGCATCAACACGATCCGTTTTCTGTCCGCCGACGCGGTGGAAAAGGCCAAGTCCGGCCATCCCGGCGCCCCGATGGGGATGGCGGTGATGGCGCATGTTCTCTGGGACCGCTTCCTGTCGCACAATCCGCGCGATCCGCGCTGGCCCAACCGCGACCGGTTTGTGCTCTCGGCCGGGCACGCTTCGATGCTGCTGTATTCGCTTCTGCATCTGACCGGCTACGATCTGCCGCTGGAGGAGATTCGGCAGTTCCGTCAATGGGGCAGCCGGACGCCCGGACATCCTGAGTTCGGCCACACGCCGGGTGTCGAGATGACCACCGGTCCGCTGGGGCAGGGGTTTGCCGGCGGCGTGGGCATGGCGCTGGCCGAACGGGCCCTCGCCGCGCAGTTCAACCGGCCGGGGCATGAGATTATCGACCATTACACCTACGCGATTGTCTCCGACGGCGACCTGCAGGAGGGAATCAGCGGCGAGGCGGCCAGTCTGGCCGGGCATCTCGGGCTGGGGAAACTGATCTACCTCTATGACGACAACCGGGTCCAGATCGATGGCCCGACTTCGCTGGCCTTCAGCGAGGATGTCGCGCGTCGCTTCGAGGCCTACCGCTGGCAGGTGATCGGTCCGATCGACGGCATGGACGGCGCCGAAGTCGAATCCGCGATCCGGCGCGCGCAAGCCGAGACGTCACGGCCATCGCTGATCATCTGCCGGACCATCATCGGCTACGGCAGCCCGACACAGGGCACCGCCAAGACTCATGGCGAGCCGCTCGGCGCCGAGAACCTGCGCGCCGCCAAGAAGGCGCTTGGCTGGCCGCTGGAGCCGTCCTTCCTCATTCCTGATGACGTCCTCGATCACATGCGTCAGGCGGTTGTACGTGGGCAGAACGCGCAGGAGGCATGGACCGCGCGCGTTGCCGATTACGCGCGCGCCTTCCCTGATTTGGCCGTCGAGTTGAAACGGCGGCTCTCGGGCGTCCTCATCGAAGGGTGGGACAAACCGTTGGCGACCCTGTTCGATGATAACACCGCGGCCATGGCCACGCGCGATGCCTCCGGCAAGGTAATCAACGCGCTGGCGGCGACGCTGCCCCTGATTGGCGGTTCGGCCGATCTGTCGCCGAGCAACAAGACCCTGATCGCCGGGCAGCCCGATCATTCGGCGGCTGAGCCCGGCGCGCGCAATCTGCGATTCGGCGTGCGCGAGCATGCCATGGCGGCTATCGCGTCGGGGATCGCGCTCCATGGCGGCTTTGTGCCGTATGTGGCGACGTTCCTCACCTTCTCCGATTACATGCGCCCGGCGATCCGTCTGGCGGCGCTGATGGGCCTGCGCGTGATCTATGTCTTCACCCATGATTCCATCGGCCTCGGGGAGGATGGCCCGACGCATCAGCCCATCGAGCATTTGCTGGCCCTGCGCGCCATTCCCAACCTGACGGTGATCCGTCCCTGCGACCCCGCCGAGACCGCCGAGGCGTGGCGCAGCGCCCTCGTTCGCGCCGATGGCCCGACCGCGTTGATCCTCACCCGCCAGAAAGTCCCGACCCTCGGCCGCGCCGAACTGGCGCCGGCGCACCACCTGCAGCAGGGGGCGTACACTCTCTGGCAGTCGCACGGTGATCCGGAGATGATTCTGATCGGCACCGGTTCCGAGGTGTCGTTGGCATTGGCCGCGGGGCGGCAGTTGGCCGCCGAGGGGATCGCGGTGCGTATCGTGGCGATGCCTTCCTGGGAATTGTTCGATGCGCAGCCGGATCAGTACCGCGAGCAAGTTCTACCGCCGCACATCCGCGTCCGTGTCGCGGTCGAAGCCGGCGGTGTGCTCGGCTGGGAACGGTATGTCGGGCTGGAGGGCGCGGTCATTGGCATGCGAGGCTATGGCGCCAGCGCTCCCGACGGCGTTCTCTATGAGAAGTTCGGCATCACCACCGAGCAAATCGTTGCCCGCGCCCGCGCGCTGCTTGGCGCGGCCATCACCACCGACAACCGGATCTATGCCCAGCCGACATGA
- a CDS encoding glucose-6-phosphate isomerase — protein MITHISFEAAAQWEAVQRAWDHLAKDRVIERIWQRDHTVWKPKPHEIANRLGWLDIAARMWEEVGDLRGFADEVRRSGLTDAVLLGMGGSSLAPEVFSRSQRVADGFLRLHVLDSTDPGAVRSIQERIDLTRTLFIVATKSGGTVETLSGFKYFFNAVADAVGIKRTGERFIAITDPGSSLEQLASDHQFLRTFLNDPEIGGRYSALSYFGMVPAALIGMELERVLVSAIHEMEKSRAEVPRNSSAACGAVIATLAQLGRDKLTFLIPGPLASFGDWVEQLIAESTGKDSVGILPVVGETPGSPSEYGGDRAFVLIRHCEDESHLALAHELSEAGHPMIVMTYEDATDLGGLMFLWEMATAVAGHVLGIHPFDQPDVEAAKVRARAALADLRATGHLPRVDPSADDNGIAVFGAESGTVEEVISRFIGQTRFGDYIAIQAYLTPSPAHDEMLSRLRLGLRRRFHAATTVGYGPRFLHSTGQLHKGDRGNGLFVQITCDEANDLPIPDRAGAPESALSFGALKLAQAIGDGEALHAAGRRLLRVHLRDQDAGLAKLVSILAG, from the coding sequence ATGATTACGCACATCTCCTTCGAAGCGGCCGCGCAGTGGGAGGCGGTCCAACGCGCCTGGGATCATCTGGCCAAGGATCGGGTCATTGAACGCATCTGGCAGCGCGATCACACGGTCTGGAAGCCCAAACCTCATGAAATCGCCAATCGTCTCGGCTGGCTTGACATCGCCGCGCGCATGTGGGAGGAAGTCGGCGATTTGCGCGGATTCGCCGATGAGGTCCGCCGCAGCGGCCTGACCGATGCCGTCCTCCTGGGGATGGGGGGTTCCAGTCTGGCCCCCGAAGTCTTCAGCCGCTCACAGCGGGTAGCCGATGGCTTCCTCCGTCTCCATGTGCTTGACTCTACCGACCCGGGCGCGGTGCGGAGTATCCAGGAACGGATTGATCTCACGCGCACGCTGTTTATCGTCGCCACCAAATCGGGCGGCACGGTCGAAACACTCTCTGGCTTCAAGTACTTCTTTAACGCGGTCGCGGATGCCGTTGGCATTAAGCGCACAGGGGAGAGGTTCATCGCCATCACCGACCCCGGCTCCAGTCTCGAGCAACTCGCTTCCGACCACCAATTCCTGCGCACCTTCCTCAATGATCCGGAGATCGGCGGACGGTATTCGGCGCTGTCGTATTTCGGGATGGTCCCCGCGGCCTTGATCGGGATGGAACTGGAGCGGGTGTTGGTCAGCGCCATCCACGAAATGGAAAAGAGTCGGGCGGAGGTGCCGCGCAATTCATCGGCCGCCTGCGGCGCGGTGATCGCCACCCTGGCGCAACTGGGACGCGACAAACTGACCTTCCTCATTCCCGGGCCTCTCGCGAGTTTCGGCGACTGGGTGGAGCAATTGATCGCCGAGAGCACCGGCAAGGACAGCGTCGGCATTCTGCCGGTGGTCGGGGAGACGCCGGGGAGTCCGTCCGAATATGGCGGCGACCGCGCTTTTGTCCTGATCCGGCACTGCGAGGATGAGAGCCACCTTGCACTGGCCCATGAACTGAGCGAGGCCGGCCATCCGATGATCGTGATGACCTACGAAGATGCCACCGATCTCGGCGGATTGATGTTTCTCTGGGAGATGGCGACCGCGGTGGCCGGGCATGTGCTCGGCATTCATCCCTTCGATCAACCCGATGTCGAAGCCGCCAAGGTCCGGGCGCGAGCGGCGTTGGCCGACCTCCGCGCCACCGGGCATTTGCCGCGTGTCGATCCGTCCGCGGACGACAATGGCATCGCGGTCTTCGGCGCGGAATCCGGCACGGTCGAGGAAGTCATCAGCCGGTTTATCGGCCAGACTCGTTTCGGCGACTACATCGCCATTCAGGCCTATCTAACCCCGTCGCCGGCGCATGATGAGATGTTGTCCCGCCTGCGTCTGGGATTGCGGCGACGTTTCCATGCCGCCACCACGGTCGGATACGGGCCGCGGTTTCTCCATTCGACCGGCCAGTTGCACAAGGGGGACCGGGGCAATGGCCTGTTCGTGCAGATCACATGCGACGAGGCCAACGATCTGCCCATCCCCGATCGCGCCGGCGCGCCGGAGTCAGCGCTGAGCTTCGGCGCGCTCAAACTGGCGCAGGCGATCGGCGATGGCGAGGCGCTGCACGCGGCGGGACGGCGCCTGCTGCGGGTGCACCTGCGCGATCAGGACGCCGGATTGGCGAAACTGGTTTCGATCCTGGCCGGATGA
- a CDS encoding ferritin-like domain-containing protein translates to MDAKKSIEMLNKGVADELQAVHQYMYWHFHLDDQGYGPWAKMFKRIAIMEMTHVEEFAERILFLKGDVRMAPAGPVEKITDPQKILQRAAEMEREAAAVYNKFAIKCSENSDAASKHIFEELVKDEEAHYDEFDKQLENIKRFGPNYLALQSFGTLPEAGGSSAD, encoded by the coding sequence ATGGACGCAAAGAAGAGCATCGAAATGCTGAACAAGGGCGTCGCCGATGAGCTGCAGGCGGTGCACCAGTACATGTACTGGCATTTCCACCTCGACGATCAGGGGTATGGACCCTGGGCGAAGATGTTCAAGCGGATCGCCATCATGGAAATGACCCATGTCGAGGAGTTCGCCGAACGGATCCTGTTTCTGAAGGGCGATGTCAGGATGGCCCCGGCCGGACCGGTGGAGAAGATCACCGATCCGCAGAAGATTCTCCAACGCGCCGCCGAAATGGAGCGCGAAGCGGCCGCGGTCTACAACAAATTCGCCATCAAGTGCAGCGAGAACTCCGACGCCGCCTCCAAGCACATCTTCGAGGAACTGGTCAAGGACGAAGAGGCGCACTACGACGAGTTCGACAAGCAGCTGGAAAACATCAAGCGCTTCGGCCCGAACTACCTGGCGCTGCAATCCTTCGGCACCCTGCCGGAGGCGGGCGGCTCATCCGCCGACTGA
- a CDS encoding LemA family protein, translating to MFGLIALAIIVVVAIWVIGIYNALVRLRVQSENAWSDIDVQLKRRWDLIPNLVETVKGYAGHEKATLEAVIKARNIAMAAQGPEARAAAENMLTGTLKSLFAVAEQYPDLKAIASFTQLQSTLSEIEEFIQNARRFYNAVVRDLNTRIAMFPSNIIANMFGFKPREFFELDAEAERQAPKVSFGAAS from the coding sequence ATGTTCGGTTTGATTGCGTTGGCCATCATCGTCGTGGTCGCGATCTGGGTGATCGGCATCTACAACGCGCTGGTGCGCCTGCGCGTGCAGAGCGAAAACGCCTGGTCGGACATCGACGTGCAGTTGAAGCGGCGCTGGGACTTGATCCCGAACCTGGTGGAAACGGTTAAGGGCTACGCCGGCCATGAGAAGGCGACCTTGGAGGCGGTGATCAAGGCGCGCAACATCGCCATGGCCGCGCAGGGTCCCGAGGCGCGCGCCGCCGCCGAGAACATGCTCACCGGCACGCTCAAGTCCCTCTTTGCCGTCGCCGAACAGTATCCCGACCTGAAGGCAATCGCCAGCTTCACCCAGTTGCAGTCGACACTGTCCGAGATCGAGGAGTTCATTCAGAACGCCCGCCGCTTCTACAACGCGGTGGTGCGCGACCTGAACACCAGGATCGCGATGTTCCCCTCGAACATCATCGCCAACATGTTCGGGTTCAAACCGCGCGAGTTCTTTGAGCTGGACGCCGAGGCCGAGCGCCAGGCCCCAAAGGTTTCCTTCGGCGCGGCGTCGTAA